The following nucleotide sequence is from Cicer arietinum cultivar CDC Frontier isolate Library 1 chromosome 2, Cicar.CDCFrontier_v2.0, whole genome shotgun sequence.
ATGGTCAAAACTTTTTTATAAGTGATCATTTAACTGGGTTCTATAAGAGGTAAATTCAAATTGTACTACCTTCCTTTCTCAAAGTCTGAATGTGAGGAAAGACCATGCTCAGATACTGTACTTGGGATGGAAAATGCAGTGTCTACTCCTGGAATTGTGTCTGAAGGAACAATTATATCGCAATTTCTTAGTTGTTATAGGCATAGCCATACACTTCATCAACTACTTTTGAGAAATGAATGGTCAAATAGACTCTATTTCATGTGTTATATGAAATCcttaaattttaacaaatcatcTTGATATTGTCAGCTCGTATATGTCCAATAAGATGACAAATAAAGTCCTGTAATATTTTAAGATGACAAATAAAAGTAGTATGAAATCTGGTATATGTCATGTACTATTTTAAGTGTTGAAGTTTTGGTAGAGACATATAGGAGCTGACAAATAAAACTATATGAAGATGTACTAGTCTCTCTATCAAGATGACACATACCAGATTTCCCTGATGAAACATGAGGAGTAGCTTCAGGTACTCTAAAACCATTGTCAAAAATCGGTGCCCGCCCCGTCTCTACCGGAGCATTAAATAGGTTGTCTAGCCTACTGTCAAAATCTTCAAAATGCTTCGCAGATGGagattttattagaaataaattaCATTATCCGTCCAAGATACTACAAATAAACAGATTCTTGTACGAGACTTACAAATCCTGTGAAATCATCGTTGGTGTTAGGAACTCCTGGAGGTGATGAAGCTGATGGTTCTGGAGGATATTGTGTTGAAATCCTTGTTGCtgcataaaataaaagttgtttGTAACCTTCTGCTTAACTCTTTCAACATCAAGGTTGAGTAGTTCCACAGAGAGAGAGACTCTATACTAACCTGAAGGTGAATCATGGGGTGGTTGAGTGCTCTTAATCCATAAATCAAGAAGAGGTGCTGGATAATATATATCTCTGTTTACACTTGAATATAAGTCTCCCATTAGCGTAACGGGTGGCAGCTTCATGAGGTCAACTATCTTTGTTGAAGACATGATATCAGTTCCCTGAAACATAGACAAGCAGCCTCACACTGTCTAAGTATACAGTTGTCTAAGTAATTCCATTTTCATCTCTTCACACTTCGTATTTTTACAATACTAGATTCCCTCTTTAGttcaaaaagaaattatttgattcaaactAAAGAATAAATATGAACTATGCATTACTTGATCTGTCTCGTTAGTGTTAGGTATTGGAAATTTAAGTGACTGATAAATAAAGCCCATAGTAATTAGGAATAAGTAAAATGAAGACAACATGAGGAATAGGCCgatatacttatttatttatggtGTCAACCTTGTTACTGTGATCTGTTGCCTAATCAATTGATGTACATGCATCTCATTCAAAATGTATAATGGATTGGTATAGAGAATATCAATTGCAAacctttttctttcttcctcttcttgAGACTAAATCAGAAGCACTTTGAAGCCAGCGTTGGTATATATGAGCAGGGATCATGGTTTGCTCACAATCCATTGTTATTGCCACTGGTTTTCCTCTTTTCCTCTTAGTTGGCCCTCGCCTTTTATGCTCCTGGTGTCTAGCTTGAATGTCGTCATTAGGTAGCTGGCTAATCGGGTGCTCAGGAGGTTGGTCTTGAGTTAAATCGTCTACAGAATAGTTATATCATATATGTCAGCGAGCagtttcttttctcttttttatgtTGACAAGGTTTCGTTATTAGAAGAAACAAATGTTTGAAATTCAATGATTTAATAATGGGGGGAAGAGTCTAATTCAGATTATAAATGACAGAACAAAAATGTGTGCATGGCAAGAAACTGGAGAGCACAATGCTTCATAGTGGCTGTCAAATCTGACTCCTTTTAACTCAACACTAATAGTTCAATTGGATTTGTTTTCAACTGCCAAACATAGTACTTAGCAAAATGGAAGTAAGAGACAGCATAATATGCAAAATCAGCAATATCAAGAAAGTACTTGTTAAAATtcagtgtatgttttaattattctttgatTGTGCAACATTCTAGGCTAATTGAAGGTAGTCCTAggcattgaatgtaattattgcagcatcattataaatatgaaGGTGTGTGATCTCATTAGAAACATAAGAAGCACAACGAATCACATACTttacatggtatcagagcaggttctGATTTTGTGACCCGTCTTTGTGCTTCACTACCGTTGCCGGCGGCGGCAAATGCCGCCGGCAGCACCATCTTTTtcagtcttttaattttttggcTTCATACACTCATCTGTCACCATCAACTTTGGCTGTCATTCTAGCAACCAACCACGACGCTACAGCTGGCCTCAAAAGCACAACCTTCACTGTGTGTTTTTAagtgactttttttttctttcaaacacAGTTGTGCCTTACACCAGTTGTaacttttttgttctttttttttactttgtttcAGTTGGGCCAACACCAGCTGCCCCTTTTCTAGTGCGCATCCAAAACCAACAAACATCGTCGCGCAATCCTCCGGCGAGCACGACGGTGCTTCTCCCTTCGCCAACCAACATTGCACACGCGTCACGCGCATCTATCTTCTCTATGTATGGGTCTCACGCGCCTCCACCAAATCTGTGTGTGAGAATGCATACACCTGTCTCCAGCCCCCTTCTGCAGGTCTTTTCATGATGTAGTGATTTTTCAGCAACCTCTTATTTTTCAACTCTTCGTTCCGTATTGTATCTGCTGTTGTGAGAACTTAGTTTCAAGAACAAGGTACCATTTGCTCAGACAATCATTTTATTCTCACCGACGATCAACCCAGTAGTGACTCTAATCCtacatatgaattatattagtggCACCTTTTATTCCCACCGATGATCAATTCAATGGTGAATCTTTCACACATGAATCATTAATGGTGTCTTTTCTTTTCAAACTAGTCCAACAATAGTCAAActtagtttcattttttatgtgataaaatgttttgatgtaaCAAGTTTAAAGcatagtaagctttagcttgaggagGAGTATTAAAATtcagtgtatgttttaattattctttgatTGTGCAACATTCTAGGCTAATTGATAGTAGTCCTAGTCAATACAATTTCCTAggcattgaatgtaattattgcagcatcattataaatatgaaGGTGTGTGATCTCATTAGAAACATAAGAAGCACAACAAATCACATACTttacatggtatcagagcaggttctGATTTTGTGACCCGTCTTTGTGCTTCACTACCGTTGCCGGCGGCGGCAAATGCCGCCGGCAGCACCATCTTTTtcagtcttttaattttttggcTTCATACACTCATCTGTCACCATCAACTTTGGCTGCCTTTCTAGCAACCAACCACGACGCTACAGCTGGCCTCAAAAGCACAACCTTCACTGTGTGTTTTTAagtgactttttttttctttcaaacacAGTTGTGCCTTACACCAGCTGTaacttttttgttctttttttttactttgttacAGTTGTGCCAACACCAGCTGCCCCTTTTCTAGTGCGCATCCAAAACCAACAAACATCGTCGTGCAATCCTCCAGCGAGCACGACGGTGCTTCTCCCGTCGCCAACCAACATTGCACACGCGTCACGCGCATCTATCTTCTCTATGTATGGGTCTCACGCGCCTCCACCAAATCTGTGTGTGAGAATGCATACACCTGTCTCCAGCCCCCTTCTGCAGGTCTTTTCATGATGTAGTGATTTTTCAGCAACCTCTTATTTTTCAACTCTTCGTTCCGTATTGTATCTGCTGTTGTGAGAACTTAGTTTCAAGAACAAGGTACCATTTGCTCAGACAATCATTTTATTCTCACCGACGATCAACCCAGTAGTGACTCTAATCCtacatatgaattatattagtggCGCCTTTTATTCCCACCGATGATCAATTTAATGGTGAATCTTTCACACATGAATCATTAATGGTGTCTTTTCTTTTCAAACTAGTCCAACAATAGTCAAActtagtttcattttttatgtgataaaatgttttgatgtaaCAAGTTTAAAGcatagtaagctttagcttgaggagGAGTATTAAAATtcagtgtatgttttaattattctttgatTGTGCAACATTCTAGGCTAATTGATAGTAGTCCTAGTCAATACAATTTCCTAggcattgaatgtaattattgcagcatcattataaatatgaaGGTGTGTGATCTCATTAGAAACATAAGAAGCACAACAAATCACATACTttacatggtatcagagcaggttctGATTTTGTGACCCGTCTTTGTGCTTCACTACCGTTGCCGGCGGCGGCAAATGCCGCCAGCAGCACCATCTTTTtcagtcttttaattttttggcTTCATACACTCATTTGTCACCATCAACTTTGGCTGCCTTTCTAGCAACCAACCACGACCCTACAGCTGGCCTCAAAAGCACAACATTCACTGTGTGTTTTTAagtgactttttttttctttcaaacacAGTTGTGCCTTACACCAGCTGTaacttttttgttctttttttttactctgtTACAGTTGGGCCAACACCAGCTGCCCCTTTTCTAGTGCGCATCCAAAACCCACAAACATCGTCGCGCAATCCTCCGGCGAGCACGACGGTGCTTCTCCCGTCGCAAACCAACATTGCACACGCGTCACGCGCATCTATCTTCTCTATGTATGGGTCTCACGCGCCTCCACCAAGTCTGTGTGTGAGAATGCATACACCTGTCTCCAGCCCCCTTCTGCAGGTCTTTTCATGATGTAGTGATTTTTCAGCAACCTCTTATTTTTCAACTCTTCGTTCCGTATTGTATCTGCTGTTGTGAGAACTTAGTTTCAAGAACAAGGTACCATTTGCTCAGACAATCATTTTATTCTCACCGACGATCAACCCAGTAGTGACTCTAATCCtacatatgaattatattagtggCGCCTTTTATTCCCACCGATGATCAATTTAATGGTGAATCTTTCACACATGAATCATTAATGGTGTCTTTTCTTTTCAAACTAGTCCAACAATAGTCAAActtagtttcattttttatgtgataaaatgttttgatgtaaCAAGTTTAAAGcatagtaagctttagcttgaggagGAGTATTAAAATtcagtgtatgttttaattattctttgatTGTGCAACATTCTAGGCTAATTGATAGTAGTCCTAGTCAATACAATTTCCTAggcattgaatgtaattattgcagcatcattataaatatgaaGGTGTGTGATCTCATTAGAAACATAAGAAGCACAACAAATCACATACTttacatggtatcagagcaggttctGATTTTGTGACCCGTCTTTGTGCTTCACTACCGTTGCCGGCGGCGGCAAATGCCGCCGGCAACACCTTCTTTTtcagtcttttaattttttggcTTCATACACTCATTTGTCACCATCAACTTTGGCTGCCTTTCTAGCAACCAACCACGACCCTACAGCTGGCCTCAAAAGCACAACCTTCACTGTGTGTTTTTAagtgactttttttttctttcaaacacAGTTGTGCCTTACACCAGCTGTaacttttttgttctttttttttttactctgttACAGTTGTGCCAACACCAGCTGCCCCTTTTCTAGTGCGCATCCAAAACCAACAAACATCGTCGTGCAATCCTCCGGCGAGCACGACGGTGCTTCTCCCGTCGCCAACCAACATTGCACACGCGTCACGCGCATCTATCTTCTCTATGTATGGGTCTCACGCGCCTCCACCAAGTCTGTGTGTGAGAATGCATACACCTGTCTCCAGCCCCCTTCTGCAGGTCTTTTCATGATGTAGTGATTTTTCAGCAACCTCTTATTTTTCAACTCTTCGTTCCGTATTGTATCTGCTGTTGTGAGAACTTAGTTTCAAGAACAAGGTACCATTTGCCTAGACAATCATTTTATTCTCACCGCAATCAACCCAGTAGTGACTCTAATCCtacatatgaattatattagtggCACCTTTTATTCCCACCGATGATCAATTCAATAGTGAATCTTTCACACATGAATCATTAATGGTGTCTTTTCTTTTCAAACTAGTCCAACAATAGTCAAActtagtttcattttttatgtgataaaatgttttgatgtaaCAAGTTTAAAGCATAGTAAGCTTTAACTTGAGGAGGAGTATTAAAATtcagtgtatgttttaattattcctTGATTGTGCAACATTCTAGGCTAACTGATAGTAGTCCTAGTCAATACAATTTCCTATgcattgaatgtaattattgcagcATCATTACAAATATGAAGGTGTGTGATCTCATTAGAAACACAAGAAACAtataaatcacatattttacaGTTCTCAATGATAATTCATACTTAATGATACTAAAGGAAGTTACGTTCTAGTACACTCTTCACCAAATACTAGGATAAGCTTACACAATATGGAAAATATGGCgtaaagaaaatgaaatgcaacTGAGGTGAATGAAATACTTGTTCCAACATTTTCTGATCTACTCAATATGGAAAAACAATCAGCTTTATTGAAAATCTTGGTGTTTACAACTAGTCATGTAATTGATATGTTGCTCACCTCTCTTTGGGTCATCTGGAGGAGGTGGGGAGGGTATAAGAATACTTGGAATTTGATTATAATCTCCTGATGTTACATTTACCTGTGTTTCGTCATCTCCTTCGATGTCAAACCTGCCACAACATTCACAAATACAAACGGGTAAGATGACGATAATAATGAATAATTTTCTCAAGATTCAAGAATCAGCTAACAGAATTGATGGTTCATTGATCTATGACACAATGCAAACGTTTATCACTGCATTCAATTCTGACATACATAGTactaaacttaaaattaaaatgactaaTTCAAATACTGCAAAAACAAGAACAGTGGAAGCCAAAAACCTCTCAAAGCGATTGTGTGGATCCACATTAGCTTGGAAAgattcaaataatgtaatattcTCCACATCAGCTGAAAAATGTTGAGTTAGCAAAGGGACACTAAGACCCAATATAGACATGTAAATGTTTAACAAATTCAAGGATGAAAACCTTGATGAAGATTATCCAATGGATCTTCATCCTCTCTTCCTCCATTACCAATGTTAGGTTCTTCCACGGCATCCAGTCGCTGCAACAATAGAAAAGTATAGATAAGCCCCAATACACAATTGTGATTAGACCAATGCCTTACATTTGTCTAAGGTAAACCAAGTAAATTAAGATTAACACACtatggatttaatttatatacattatcaCGGTAAATAATACTTACACtatcaatcaatcataatcattaaatcAATAGAGATTTTTAACTTTTGCCAAAACTATCTCTAAAGTCATCTTCATGAATGTTTGTGATGTGTCGAccgtgtaaatttttttacactgaCAATGCATAGTAAATAAACTCTaacacaattaattttttttaaaagagtctGCCAGCAAAACTCACACAATTGAGCTAACAATGGAGGTGTACTTACGGGACACATAATTAAACGTTTGATCATGAAATAAACATGTTTCTTTCATAGAAAGTCAcaactaaattataaattgatttccATTTCTACATAAGAAAACCTTGCATTagtattttacaaataaatgatataatatGATTTGCTTGGTATGACTTGCTCAACATGACTTAAATGCTATATCCATTGTCTGTATAATGCATTACACACCATGGTAAAATAAGCGGTTTGTTGGAACCCCATTGTAGCTGTTGCATTGGAAAACTGGAGGGACTGTTCAATATCACCCAGAGCCATCTCTTCTTTCTCTGGCATAGTGATTGTCCCTTTCCTGTCAAAGGTTAATACACATAGCAAAGGGAAATcaaattaagaaaaagaaaTGTAATACGAACTCCTTATTCAGCTCAACTTCAAAATTTCAAACCATATATGCAAGTTAAAatggaaaataataattagagcAAATGTGATGTGACTAACTTGGCTTGAGATTTTCCTTTAGGAAGCATTGTAGGATCTGGAGCACTCTTTACCTTCCAAGCTTCATTTATCTCAACCTTACAcaatcaaattaatatatatagcGACATTGAATCTATTGGAAGAAAAATCATAATAAGAGAAAAGGTGGATGTAGAACTTTATACCAGTAGACGTGAAACGTCATCTGCAAGAAGAAAggtaaaattcaaaacaaaacaaaaaacagagTGCATTCAGAAATGTTGTACTGAAATAGAACTACATTGctttaacatttaattaattatttaatcatgAAAATGAAAGCAAGGACTAGCGAAATTTACCAAAAAGTAGCTTCACTTTTCTCTCGTACACAATCACTACTCctcctaataaaaaaaatgcaaaatccATTAAAAAAGAAGgatcagagagagagagagggagagagaaTGTACCCATGAGAATTCCAGAAAGTCTAAGAGCCATAGGAATCGATGGATTCAGAATCTCTTCACTGTAACAAGCAAAAGAAAACGACACCGTATAACAAATTCGGTTAACTATGATATAACGcaataaaagaagaagaataagcatatataaattattaatcaataatCGTTACCAAATCTTGATGATATTGAGTTTATTTAACTTTCTTCTGTTTATCTTCGAGTGCATAGTCGCAGCCATCCTTCATCAAAAAAGCAATTACGATTCTCATTTCTCAGTAtaacaaacaattaaaaaaaacacagaagctttaaaaaaaactaaaatccaAACGCGCGTTTGTAAATTAAACAACGAATTTATATATTCACAGTCGAAGTTCAACATTCCAAAATTAGTTCCATAGAAACTAGCTAGCTATAAATGCTTCTGCAGAAACAGAGACATGAAAATGAATGGTGACTAAATTCAAATGCAGTTgaaatgaataattaatttaaaagagatgaaaattGAAAACGTATAACAGTAAAATGTAAGTACCAAATTTGACCGAGTGGAGCTTTTCGAGCAAGAAGCTGATGAGAGTAAAACATTTTCTAGCTATGGAGATAAAATTATTTGCAACTAGAAAATAGTAAGAACTA
It contains:
- the LOC101500067 gene encoding sister chromatid cohesion 1 protein 1 — encoded protein: MFYSHQLLARKAPLGQIWMAATMHSKINRRKLNKLNIIKICEEILNPSIPMALRLSGILMGGVVIVYERKVKLLFDDVSRLLVEINEAWKVKSAPDPTMLPKGKSQAKKGTITMPEKEEMALGDIEQSLQFSNATATMGFQQTAYFTMRLDAVEEPNIGNGGREDEDPLDNLHQADVENITLFESFQANVDPHNRFERFDIEGDDETQVNVTSGDYNQIPSILIPSPPPPDDPKRDDLTQDQPPEHPISQLPNDDIQARHQEHKRRGPTKRKRGKPVAITMDCEQTMIPAHIYQRWLQSASDLVSRRGRKKKGTDIMSSTKIVDLMKLPPVTLMGDLYSSVNRDIYYPAPLLDLWIKSTQPPHDSPSATRISTQYPPEPSASSPPGVPNTNDDFTGFHFEDFDSRLDNLFNAPVETGRAPIFDNGFRVPEATPHVSSGKSDTIPGVDTAFSIPSTVSEHGLSSHSDFEKGRIRKRRYSSSGNSSGGLQPVAENENFRNVNFKLSRLSDIGPTPDQELLVETGPTQTQGKTNHPSDKITDSILAQMRAHFDTPGAPQFESLDILAAGMTRKSAAQLFYQTCVLATRDALRVEQKAPYGEILIFRGSKM